One region of Pogona vitticeps strain Pit_001003342236 chromosome 1, PviZW2.1, whole genome shotgun sequence genomic DNA includes:
- the CHP1 gene encoding calcineurin B homologous protein 1 isoform X2: MGSRASTLLRDEEIEEIKKETGFSHSQITRLYSRFTSLDKGENGTLSREDFQRIPELAINPLGDRIINAFFPEGEDQVNFRGFMRTLAHFRPIEDNEKSKDQNGPEPLNSRSNKLHFAFRLYDLDKDDKISRDELLQVLRMMVGVNISDEQLGSIADRTIQEADQDGDSAISFAEFVKVLEKVDVEQKMSIRFLH; encoded by the exons ATGGGCTCGCGGGCGTCCACGCTGCTGAGGGACGAGGAGATTGAAGAGATTAAGAAAGAGACTGGCT tttctcACAGTCAGATTACACGGCTATACAGTCGGTTTACCAGCCTGGACAAAGGGGAAAATGGCACTCTTAG CCGTGAAGATTTCCAACGCATTCCAGAACTTGCTATCAATCCATTAGGGGACCGGATTATCAATGCTTTTTTTCCAGAAGG AGAAGATCAGGTGAATTTCCGTGGATTCATGAGGACTTTAGCCCACTTTCGACCTATTGAAGATAATGAGAAAAGCAAAGATCAGAACGGACCAGAGCCACTTAATAGCCGGAGCAACAAGTTGCACT TTGCTTTTCGGCTTTATGATCTCGACAAAGATGACAAGATTTCCCGAGATGAGCTGCTTCAG GTCTTGCGAATGATGGTTGGTGTAAACATCTCTGATGAACAGCTAGGCAGCATTGCTGATAGAACGATTCAGGAAGCTGATCAAGATGGTGATAGTGCAATATCCTTTGCAGAGTTTGTTAAG GTTTTGGAGAAGGTGGATGTAGAACAAAAAATGAGCATTCGATTTCTTCACTGA
- the CHP1 gene encoding calcineurin B homologous protein 1 isoform X1: MGLPHAKKKNTFPLRGLRGLSKEEQQQQQQQPRPRSSHRVLSPYNRQAPLRSPRTTVPCAAPAPETNENDPFGDLETVAEFVKRVNAYFVKHENGSEVAPPTSKPVSHSQITRLYSRFTSLDKGENGTLSREDFQRIPELAINPLGDRIINAFFPEGEDQVNFRGFMRTLAHFRPIEDNEKSKDQNGPEPLNSRSNKLHFAFRLYDLDKDDKISRDELLQVLRMMVGVNISDEQLGSIADRTIQEADQDGDSAISFAEFVKVLEKVDVEQKMSIRFLH; the protein is encoded by the exons ATGGGCCTTCCTCACgccaagaaaaaaaacacctttccccTCAGAGGGCTCCGAGGCCTTTCtaaagaggagcagcagcagcagcagcagcagccaaggcCTCGGAGCTCACACCGTGTTTTGTCCCCATATAACCGGCAGGCACCGCTCAGGTCCCCGAGAACCACCGTGCCTTGCGCCGCGCCAGCACCAGAAACCAACGAGAACGACCCTTTCGGTGATTTGGAAACGGTGGCAGAATTCGTTAAAAGGGTCAACGCCTACTTCGTTAAACACGAGAACGGCTCAGAGGTAGCCCCGCCAACGTCAAAACCAG tttctcACAGTCAGATTACACGGCTATACAGTCGGTTTACCAGCCTGGACAAAGGGGAAAATGGCACTCTTAG CCGTGAAGATTTCCAACGCATTCCAGAACTTGCTATCAATCCATTAGGGGACCGGATTATCAATGCTTTTTTTCCAGAAGG AGAAGATCAGGTGAATTTCCGTGGATTCATGAGGACTTTAGCCCACTTTCGACCTATTGAAGATAATGAGAAAAGCAAAGATCAGAACGGACCAGAGCCACTTAATAGCCGGAGCAACAAGTTGCACT TTGCTTTTCGGCTTTATGATCTCGACAAAGATGACAAGATTTCCCGAGATGAGCTGCTTCAG GTCTTGCGAATGATGGTTGGTGTAAACATCTCTGATGAACAGCTAGGCAGCATTGCTGATAGAACGATTCAGGAAGCTGATCAAGATGGTGATAGTGCAATATCCTTTGCAGAGTTTGTTAAG GTTTTGGAGAAGGTGGATGTAGAACAAAAAATGAGCATTCGATTTCTTCACTGA